One Stigmatella aurantiaca genomic region harbors:
- a CDS encoding RCC1 repeat-containing protein, producing the protein MNSNVGLAGQMAGEWSNEMREGTWGQIRLILQVWLGVLLMTGCGYPESPDESGMMRSAIGGAQARSRIAAGGGHSLAIRPDGMVWASGRNSYGQLGDGTTSNRTIPVQIQGLSGIVSVRAGYYHSLALRYDGTVWASGDNYYGQLGIGSTSGRVTPVQVQGLNGVVSITAGDYQSLGLRSNGTVWAWGRNSNGQLGDGTTFNRSLPVQVQGLSGVLAIDASSSHALALRSDGTVWAWGENYYGQLGDGSKISRTSPVQVQGLSGVVAIAAGSSRSIAVRSDGTVWEWGSVFVSEVDLSSYSISTKTTPVQVQGLSEVSAVDTDDSHSLALRTDGTVWGWGRNTEGQLGDGTRVGRPAPVQVVGLSGISAIVTSYSHSLALRSDGSVWAVGSNVAGELGDGTTSKHLFPVQAQAESGIVATAAGDAHSLLLRTDGTVWASGKNYSGQLGDGTWNNRLSQVQVQALSGAVAVAAGDNHSIALRFDGTVWTWGDNFSGALGDGTRTGRTSPVQVQGLSGVVAIAAGADRSLALRSDGTVWQWGALFVRDTGPGSSEGVLQSTPVKVQGLSGVLSIAAGGYHSLALRSNGTVWAWGENQGGQLGDGSGSGSAAPVLVQGLSGALAIEAGYGHSLALRANGTVWAWGGNSSGQLGDGTNSTRVVPTQVQGLEGVVTIAASGAHSLALRTDGTAWVWGENSAGQLGDGSTINRSLPVQVQGVGEVVSIDAGSSYSMLVRSDGALWVWGTNSDGQFGQGGSASYSTFPVLSLLYQSGT; encoded by the coding sequence ATGAATTCGAATGTCGGCCTCGCCGGACAGATGGCCGGAGAATGGAGCAATGAAATGCGCGAAGGCACTTGGGGGCAGATAAGGCTGATTCTGCAAGTCTGGCTGGGCGTCTTGCTAATGACCGGATGTGGATATCCCGAAAGTCCGGATGAATCAGGTATGATGCGCTCTGCAATAGGGGGCGCGCAGGCGCGGAGCCGTATTGCTGCAGGAGGCGGGCACTCGCTGGCCATCCGGCCGGATGGCATGGTCTGGGCCTCAGGCAGGAACTCTTACGGCCAGCTTGGAGATGGTACTACCAGTAACCGCACCATTCCGGTCCAGATACAAGGATTGAGTGGGATAGTCTCTGTAAGGGCCGGGTATTATCATTCGCTGGCCTTGCGTTACGACGGCACGGTTTGGGCTTCAGGTGATAATTACTATGGACAACTGGGAATTGGTTCTACCAGTGGCCGTGTGACACCGGTGCAAGTGCAGGGGCTGAATGGGGTAGTCTCCATCACGGCAGGCGATTATCAGTCGTTGGGGCTACGTTCCAATGGGACCGTCTGGGCCTGGGGTAGAAACTCCAACGGTCAGTTAGGGGATGGCACTACCTTTAATCGCTCTTTACCGGTGCAAGTGCAAGGATTGAGCGGGGTTTTGGCTATCGATGCAAGCTCTTCGCACGCGCTGGCCCTTCGCTCGGACGGTACTGTGTGGGCTTGGGGTGAAAACTATTACGGCCAACTGGGAGACGGCAGTAAGATCAGTCGCACTTCGCCAGTTCAGGTTCAAGGACTCAGTGGGGTTGTAGCCATCGCTGCCGGAAGTTCTCGCTCGATCGCGGTGCGCTCAGATGGGACTGTATGGGAATGGGGGTCGGTCTTTGTTAGTGAAGTTGATCTGTCCAGTTACTCCATCAGCACCAAGACTACGCCAGTGCAAGTGCAAGGGTTGAGCGAAGTGTCAGCTGTTGACACAGATGATTCCCACTCGTTGGCGTTGCGCACCGATGGAACTGTCTGGGGGTGGGGTAGAAACACTGAAGGTCAACTGGGGGATGGAACGAGAGTTGGCCGTCCAGCGCCGGTACAGGTTGTAGGCTTGAGCGGCATATCGGCCATCGTGACAAGTTATTCCCACTCGTTGGCGCTGCGTTCCGACGGCTCTGTTTGGGCCGTAGGGAGCAATGTTGCCGGTGAATTGGGAGATGGAACCACGAGCAAGCACCTCTTTCCGGTGCAAGCGCAAGCCGAAAGTGGGATCGTAGCCACTGCTGCAGGAGATGCACACTCTTTATTGTTGCGCACGGACGGTACTGTCTGGGCATCTGGTAAAAATTACTCCGGACAGTTAGGAGATGGTACCTGGAATAACCGCTTGAGCCAAGTGCAAGTGCAAGCACTCAGTGGAGCGGTCGCGGTCGCGGCGGGTGACAATCACTCCATTGCGCTGCGCTTCGATGGTACCGTATGGACTTGGGGTGACAATTTTTCAGGTGCGCTGGGAGATGGCACTCGGACCGGTCGCACCTCGCCTGTTCAAGTTCAAGGGCTCAGTGGAGTTGTGGCCATAGCCGCAGGCGCGGATCGCTCGTTGGCGTTGCGCTCAGATGGAACTGTGTGGCAATGGGGGGCGCTTTTTGTTCGCGATACCGGACCTGGTAGTTCCGAGGGAGTATTGCAGTCCACGCCAGTGAAAGTGCAAGGGTTGAGTGGAGTCTTGAGCATTGCAGCAGGCGGCTATCACTCGTTGGCGCTGCGTTCCAATGGTACCGTTTGGGCGTGGGGTGAAAACCAAGGTGGCCAACTGGGTGACGGTTCTGGAAGCGGCAGCGCCGCACCGGTGTTGGTCCAAGGGTTGAGTGGGGCCTTGGCCATTGAGGCAGGCTATGGCCATTCGCTAGCGCTGCGCGCCAACGGAACCGTATGGGCCTGGGGGGGGAACTCTTCTGGCCAACTTGGAGATGGTACGAACAGCACTCGCGTGGTGCCAACTCAGGTACAAGGGCTGGAAGGGGTTGTCACCATTGCTGCGAGCGGTGCCCATTCATTGGCACTTCGTACCGACGGTACTGCGTGGGTTTGGGGAGAAAACTCTGCTGGCCAGCTGGGCGACGGTAGCACCATCAATCGCAGCTTGCCGGTGCAAGTGCAAGGGGTGGGTGAAGTTGTATCCATCGATGCAGGTTCTTCTTATTCGATGCTGGTTCGCTCCGACGGCGCCTTGTGGGTTTGGGGCACGAATTCTGATGGGCAGTTCGGTCAAGGTGGTTCCGCCTCGTACTCAACATTCCCAGTTCTCTCCTTGCTGTATCAATCAGGGACGTAG